One window of the Tubulanus polymorphus chromosome 11, tnTubPoly1.2, whole genome shotgun sequence genome contains the following:
- the LOC141912955 gene encoding serine/threonine-protein kinase greatwall-like — MKHLNKSFENGSGYFAGLGYGLKQSYFTAPSMDDFEVIKPISRGAFGKVFLGRKKDNKLKVYAIKIMKKEQMVDKNMVNQVIAERDALAMTKSPFVVHLYYSLQSQHHVWLVMEYMIGGDLKSMLAVCGYFDENMAVFYTAEVVLALQYLHKRGIIHRDLKPDNMLIGSNGHIKLTDFGLSKIHMDKKPQLVDILPSPSSFSKKKEYFRTPGQILSLTSFLAFVSTGGSRKMHSFFNPFKGHLIKVKMQSGSRQRHGSRDSRVSAGSLIGSSFNSSSKVQQQRSIELEPPVKQLTPTLKRSQLDRSSNINTSRPALTRQDSISVDDHIAGVCMFTPEKSNDIGMSPTERSDIGRSPTERSNIRRSSPKKRNADSLNSCNKERSENSYSRRDGGRTSSRDHSSDCSPLQLATSRSDNLDEKPQRKQSSCSSQSDCDDRMITSPSNDRSFELIKQNNLKRMNAIPWERECLMTPDCMDSGAVSSETPQLHKSKTALSYSGAALNMRSMRTSESETSNVFSSPDLPSRVARPSFKRLLAKPANTNSFKRDFTRAVTSSVADFTIDENIDPSFGSAGAVACRQKRSFDFVEKSPLGKSSIVAVNANTGMTAEIRALRIGDEHRVKRCHSASSIERRKFSFDGSDRSSDDLELMRSGNTRDSLQMSYARSFSHLDDSSRSRLHVLQSRNEDSLNFHTPENQIIPSLTGNSAAAEESIDSLHFSSDQLSPVSQIIDDSDGKRINDDSSRMSPSVATPPAPDCKQQPQTHLAKTKLLKFRDSLIATERSFGSRGRYQFGSVYLDNTASKANNQIIVSKTPGPKLGIRTPYKTPKSVRRGMREETEEDRILGTPDYLAPELLRQQKHGPEVDWWALGVCVFEFLTGVPPFNDQTANLVFQNILNRDIPWPEDEEEALSDSACSVINDLLEIEPNSRPDASSLMNYRFFESINWDMLCESDAPFIPVPDDDTDTTYFEARNNLQDLKMSAFDML; from the exons ATGAAGcacctgaataaatcatttgagaatggaaGTGGTTATTTTGCCGGATTGGGTTACGGTCTAAAACAAAGTTATTTTACC GCTCCGAGTATGGATGATTTTGAGGTGATTAAACCAATAAGTCGTGGCGCATTTGG CAAAGTTTTCCTTGGACGTAAAAAAGACAACAAGTTGAAAGTTTACGcgatcaaaataatgaaaaaagaacaaatgGTCGATAAGAACATGGTAAATCAAG TAATTGCAGAACGCGACGCTCTTGCGATGACTAAAAGTCCGTTCGTTGTACACTTGTACTATTCACTGCAGTCGCAGCATCACGTATGGCTCGTTATGGAATATATGATCGGAGGTGATTTAAAATCGATGCTAGCCGTCTGCGGTTATTTTGACGAGAATATGGCCGTGTTCTACACGGCGGAGGTCGTACTGGCGTTACAGTATTTACACAAACGAGGAATTATACATCG TGACTTGAAGCCTGATAATATGCTAATTGGGAGCAATGGTCACATAAAACTGACCGACTTCGGGTTGTCGAAGATTCATATGGATAAAA AGCCACAATTGGTCGACATTTTACCATCGCCGAGTTCATTCTCTAAAAAGAAGGAATATTTTCGTACACCGGGGCAAATACTTTCTTTGACGAGCTTCTTAGCGTTTGTAAGTACCGGGGGTAGTCGTAAAATGCATTCTTTCTTCAATCCCTTTAAAGGCCATCTCATAAAAGTG aaaatgcaaTCCGGATCTCGACAGCGCCACGGCAGCCGAGACAGTAGAGTCAGCGCCGGTAGTTTGATAGGAAGCAGTTTCAATTCATCGTCAAAAGTTCAACAGCAACGAAGCATCGAGTTAGAACCGCCGGTTAAACAACTGACTCCGACTTTAAAACGCTCCCAACTTGATCGCTCGTCAAATATAAATACGTCGCGACCGGCGCTTACGAGACAGGACTCGATATCAGTCGACGATCATATCGCGGGTGTGTGTATGTTTACGCCGGAGAAATCAAACGACATCGGGATGTCACCGACGGAGAGGAGCGATATCGGGAGGTCACCGACGGAAAGAAGTAATATCAGGAGGTCATCACCGAAGAAGCGGAATGCTGACTCGTTAAACTCATGCAATAAAGAACGAAGTGAGAATAGCTACTCTCGGCGAGACGGCGGCCGGACGTCGTCGCGCGATCACAGCAGCGATTGTTCACCGCTGCAGCTCGCAACGAGTCGATCCGATAACCTCGACGAAAAACCGCAACGAAAACAATCGTCGTGTTCTAGTCAAAGCGATTGCGACGATCGTATGATCACATCTCCGTCCAACGATCGATCGTTCGAATTGATCAAACAGAATAATTTAAAACGTATGAACGCGATACCGTGGGAACGAGAGTGTCTGATGACTCCCGATTGTATGGACAGCGGTGCGGTCAGCTCCGAGACGCCGCAGTTACATAAAAGTAAAACGGCTCTGTCATATTCGGGAGCGGCTTTGAATATGAGATCGATGAGAACGAGCGAATCGGAGACGTCCAACGTGTTCAGTTCACCCGATTTACCGTCGAGGGTCGCGAGGCCCAGTTTCAAACGGTTACTCGCGAAACCGGCGAATACTAACAGTTTTAAACGCGATTTCACGCGAGCCGTCACGAGTAGCGTCGCTGATTTTACGATCGACGAAAACATCGACCCGTCGTTCGGTAGCGCCGGGGCCGTTGCGTGTCGGCAAAAACGCAGCTTCGATTTCGTCGAGAAAAGTCCGTTGGGAAAATCATCGATCGTCGCGGTGAATGCGAACACCGGAATGACGGCCGAGATCCGAGCTCTTCGAATCGGCGACGAGCATCGCGTTAAACGCTGTCATTCGGCGTCGTCGATCGAACGGCGCAAATTCAGTTTCGACGGCAGCGACCGTTCGAGCGACGACCTCGAACTGATGCGTTCGGGGAACACGCGCGACAGTCTGCAGATGAGTTACGCGCGTTCGTTCAGTCACCTCGATGACTCCAGTCGATCGCGTCTGCACGTGCTTCAGTCTCGTAACGAAGAcagtttgaattttcacaCGCCGGAGAATCAGATAATACCGAGTTTAACGGGAAACTCGGCGGCGGCGGAGGAATCGATCGATTCTTTACATTTCAGCAGCGATCAGTTGTCGCCGGTCAGTCAGATTATAGACGACAGTGATGGGAAACGTATAAACGATGATTCAAGTCGTATGTCGCCCTCGGTTGCGACGCCGCCAGCACCTGATTGTAAACAACAACCACAGACGCACCTCGCTAAAACGAAACTGCTGAAATTTCGCGATTCGTTGATCGCTACGGAACGTAGTTTCGGCAGTAGAGGTCGATATCAATTCGGTTCTGTTTATCTAGACAACACGGCGTCTAAAGCG AATAATCAAATCATCGTGAGTAAAACACCGGGACCAAAACTGGGCATCCGGACGCCGTATAAAACGCCGAAGAGCGTCCGGCGTGGGATGAGAGAAGAAACGGAAGAGGATAGAATACTGGGTACGCCGGATTACCTAGCGCCGGAACTACTACGTCAACAAAAACACG GACCGGAAGTTGACTGGTGGGCTCTGGGAGTTTGCGTGTTTGAATTTCTCACCGGCGTCCCTCCTTTCAACGATCAAACAGCCAATCTCGTCTTCCAGAATATTCTCAACCGAG ATATTCCGTGGCCCGAAGATGAGGAGGAAGCTCTGTCCGATAGCGCGTGTTCTGTGATCAATGATCTACTGGAAATTGAACCGAATTCACGACCAGACGCATCCA